A portion of the Gossypium arboreum isolate Shixiya-1 chromosome 8, ASM2569848v2, whole genome shotgun sequence genome contains these proteins:
- the LOC108470829 gene encoding transcription factor bHLH157-like isoform X1 → MGEAAMGSALKQPLKNLCCSNGWCYGVFWRFDPRNSMLLTLGDAYYEQKMGPLVDKMLLKFHILGEGIIGQAAFTGKHQWIFSDSNGKGSDSAGNENIFQDESELQDQFSSGIKTIAVISVGRRGVVQFGSTKKILERLELLAETEKLFYDMGNCHGLTPLEIETCNLDGWFTSFILGQNPTTELGGCSGKPTGWSCSLQSLIEPSCSVHDYSMNTVQQNLPHLTSQIQTISMEAQPISTGKIHRVNSLAANAPCTSEGSILTSLPSEKGEWDPSIAFPKRDTEQNFRGHSTFTSFYSTGELVDVELRNLDSFGRTKQEQHSFGTNAGLLDSVISQQRSIEDFNLGDFTTDLSSSFTMDDFSQWFSPFPQHHILGAGATTTTDPSCSVGFTSVPSVPIGGDAVINIPVGQIVNSSTSSIADAFTSNVEKSTMVHDSGNDLFSGTGMDFRLRKAGGFSENIDMPLLHSVNKVVASGMSSSMAGKRKGLFSELGLEELLGGVNNSSSVAKSSVEDEIFTTRRRKIENSSSNFHLGQLEGLSCSGGGMNLAQYSHTWDKSNDTIFGKEFHLKSQVGLWIDDSYGVKAGNAVVTTAKKPTRKRAKPGESSRPRPKDRQLIQDRIKELRGIIPHSGKQLSIDHLLERTIKYLLFLQGVTKYADKIKQADEPKLIGQENGKLLKHNTMSGGATWAFEVGAQSIPIVVKDLNPPGQMLVEMLCEDREFFLEIAEVIRGFPLNILKGVMELQEDKIWARFIVEADKQIERTGIIWSLLPLLQQKDNSGIDCATQPSGDMDGGISLLNNPQQQPFLLRPVSVAETLQ, encoded by the exons ATGGGTGAAGCAGCGATGGGTTCTGCGTTAAAGCAACCACTAAAGAATCTTTGTTGCAGTAATGGGTGGTGTTATGGTGTTTTCTGGCGCTTTGATCCCAGAAATTCCAT GTTGTTAACATTGGGAGATGCCTACTATGAACAGAAAATGGGTCCATTAGTCGACAAAATGCTTCTAAAATTCCACATCCTGGGTGAAGG AATAATTGGTCAAGCCGCTTTCACGGGAAAACATCAATGGATTTTCTCAGACTCCAATGGTAAAGGTTCGGATTCCGCTGGAAATGAAAATATATTTCAG GATGAATCTGAGTTACAAGATCAATTTTCATCTGGGATCAAG ACAATTGCAGTAATCTCTGTAGGAAGACGGGGAGTTGTTCAGTTTGGATCCACAAAGAAG ATTTTGGAGAGGTTGGAGCTTTTGGCTGAAACGGAGAAGTTGTTTTATGACATGGGAAATTGTCATGGGCTTACACCTTTGGAAATTGAAACTTGCAACCTAGATGGATGGTTTACTTCCTTCATTCTGGGTCAGAATCCGACAACCGAACTAGGTGGCTGTTCTGGAAAGCCAACAGGGTGGTCATGTTCCttacaaagtctcattgaaccctCCTGCTCTGTGCATGACTATAGTATGAACACTGTGCAACAGAATTTACCTCATCTCACAAGTCAAATTCAAACAATTAGCATGGAAGCTCAACCTATATCAACTGGTAAGATCCATCGTGTTAACAGCTTGGCTGCTAATGCCCCTTGCACTAGTGAGGGTTCAATTTTGACTTCATTGCCGAGTGAAAAGGGCGAGTGGGATCCTTCAATTGCGTTTCCTAAAAGGGATACAGAACAAAATTTTCGGGGTCattcaacatttacatcattttaTAGCACAGGAGAATTGGTTGATGTTGAATTACGTAATCTAGATAGCTTTGGGCGAACAAAACAGGAACAACATTCCTTTGGCACCAACGCTGGACTTCTAGATAGTGTAATTAGCCAACAGAGAAGCATTGAGGATTTTAACCTAGGTGATTTTACAACAGATCTCTCCAGCTCCTTTACAATGGATGATTTCTCTCAGTGGTTTTCTCCTTTTCCCCAGCATCACATACTTGGAGCAGGAGCTACAACGACAACTGATCCTTCATGTTCAGTAGGGTTTACCTCTGTGCCATCTGTTCCGATAGGAGGTGATGCGGTAATCAATATTCCAGTTGGACAAATAGTTAATTCATCAACGAGCTCCATCGCTGATGCATTCACATCTAATGTAGAGAAATCTACAATGGTTCATGATAGTGGAAATGATCTGTTTAGCGGTACTGGAATGGATTTTAGACTTAGAAAAGCTGGGGGGTTTTCAGAAAATATCGACATGCCTTTGTTGCATAGTGTTAACAAAGTTGTTGCATCTGGAATGTCATCATCCATGGCTGGCAAGCGAAAAGGGTTATTCTCTGAACTTGGCCTTGAAGAGCTTCTAGGTGGTGTTAATAATTCTTCTTCTGTTGCTAAATCTAGTGTTGAGGATGAAATTTTCACCACTAGAAGAAGGAAAATTGAAAATTCTTCATCTAACTTCCATCTAGGTCAGCTTGAAGGTCTTTCTTGCTCTGGTGGGGGCATGAATCTGGCCCAGTATTCACATACCTGGGACAAGAGTAATGATACTATATTCGGCAAAGAGTTTCACCTAAAATCACAAGTAGGATTATGGATTGATGATAGCTATGGTGTAAAAGCTGGAAATGCTGTTGTCACAACAGCAAAGAAGCCCACCAGGAAAAGAGCTAAACCTGGTGAAAGCTCTCGACCAAGGCCCAAAGACCGCCAACTGATCCAAGATCGCATCAAAGAACTGAGAGGGATTATTCCTCATAGTGGAAAG CAGTTGAGCATTGATCATTTGTTGGAGCGGACCATCAAATACCTGCTTTTCTTGCAAGGCGTGACAAAATATGCAGACAAGATTAAACAAGCTGATGAACCAAAG CTTATTGGCCAGGAGAACGGAAAGCTTCTAAAACACAATACAATGAGTGGTGGTGCTACATGGGCATTTGAAGTTGGGGCTCAAAGTATTCCTATTGTAGTTAAGGACCTAAATCCACCAGGCCAAATGCTTGTTGAG ATGCTATGTGAAGATCGAGAATTCTTTCTTGAGATAGCCGAAGTCATTAGGGGCTTTCCATTGAATATTTTGAAGGGAGTGATGGAGCTCCAAGAAGATAAGATTTGGGCACGATTTATTGTTGAG GCGGACAAGCAAATCGAAAGGACAGGTATAATTTGGTCTCTTCTCCCGCTTCTGCAGCAAAAGGACAACAGTGGGATTGATTGTGCAACTCAGCCAAGTGGTGACATGGATGGTGGGATTTCCTTATTAAACAACCCCCAGCAACAACCTTTCTTGCTGCGTCCTGTCAGCGTTGCTGAGACACTTCAATAA
- the LOC108470829 gene encoding transcription factor bHLH157-like isoform X2 — MGEAAMGSALKQPLKNLCCSNGWCYGVFWRFDPRNSMLLTLGDAYYEQKMGPLVDKMLLKFHILGEGIIGQAAFTGKHQWIFSDSNGKGSDSAGNENIFQDESELQDQFSSGIKTIAVISVGRRGVVQFGSTKKILERLELLAETEKLFYDMGNCHGLTPLEIETCNLDGWFTSFILGQNPTTELGGCSGKPTGWSCSLQSLIEPSCSVHDYSMNTVQQNLPHLTSQIQTISMEAQPISTGKIHRVNSLAANAPCTSEGSILTSLPSEKGEWDPSIAFPKRDTEQNFRGHSTFTSFYSTGELVDVELRNLDSFGRTKQEQHSFGTNAGLLDSVISQQRSIEDFNLGDFTTDLSSSFTMDDFSQWFSPFPQHHILGAGATTTTDPSCSVGFTSVPSVPIGGDAVINIPVGQIVNSSTSSIADAFTSNVEKSTMVHDSGNDLFSGTGMDFRLRKAGGFSENIDMPLLHSVNKVVASGMSSSMAGKRKGLFSELGLEELLGGVNNSSSVAKSSVEDEIFTTRRRKIENSSSNFHLGQLEGLSCSGGGMNLAQYSHTWDKSNDTIFGKEFHLKSQVGLWIDDSYGVKAGNAVVTTAKKPTRKRAKPGESSRPRPKDRQLIQDRIKELRGIIPHSGKQLSIDHLLERTIKYLLFLQGVTKYADKIKQADEPKLIGQENGKLLKHNTMSGGATWAFEVGAQSIPIVVKDLNPPGQMLVEV; from the exons ATGGGTGAAGCAGCGATGGGTTCTGCGTTAAAGCAACCACTAAAGAATCTTTGTTGCAGTAATGGGTGGTGTTATGGTGTTTTCTGGCGCTTTGATCCCAGAAATTCCAT GTTGTTAACATTGGGAGATGCCTACTATGAACAGAAAATGGGTCCATTAGTCGACAAAATGCTTCTAAAATTCCACATCCTGGGTGAAGG AATAATTGGTCAAGCCGCTTTCACGGGAAAACATCAATGGATTTTCTCAGACTCCAATGGTAAAGGTTCGGATTCCGCTGGAAATGAAAATATATTTCAG GATGAATCTGAGTTACAAGATCAATTTTCATCTGGGATCAAG ACAATTGCAGTAATCTCTGTAGGAAGACGGGGAGTTGTTCAGTTTGGATCCACAAAGAAG ATTTTGGAGAGGTTGGAGCTTTTGGCTGAAACGGAGAAGTTGTTTTATGACATGGGAAATTGTCATGGGCTTACACCTTTGGAAATTGAAACTTGCAACCTAGATGGATGGTTTACTTCCTTCATTCTGGGTCAGAATCCGACAACCGAACTAGGTGGCTGTTCTGGAAAGCCAACAGGGTGGTCATGTTCCttacaaagtctcattgaaccctCCTGCTCTGTGCATGACTATAGTATGAACACTGTGCAACAGAATTTACCTCATCTCACAAGTCAAATTCAAACAATTAGCATGGAAGCTCAACCTATATCAACTGGTAAGATCCATCGTGTTAACAGCTTGGCTGCTAATGCCCCTTGCACTAGTGAGGGTTCAATTTTGACTTCATTGCCGAGTGAAAAGGGCGAGTGGGATCCTTCAATTGCGTTTCCTAAAAGGGATACAGAACAAAATTTTCGGGGTCattcaacatttacatcattttaTAGCACAGGAGAATTGGTTGATGTTGAATTACGTAATCTAGATAGCTTTGGGCGAACAAAACAGGAACAACATTCCTTTGGCACCAACGCTGGACTTCTAGATAGTGTAATTAGCCAACAGAGAAGCATTGAGGATTTTAACCTAGGTGATTTTACAACAGATCTCTCCAGCTCCTTTACAATGGATGATTTCTCTCAGTGGTTTTCTCCTTTTCCCCAGCATCACATACTTGGAGCAGGAGCTACAACGACAACTGATCCTTCATGTTCAGTAGGGTTTACCTCTGTGCCATCTGTTCCGATAGGAGGTGATGCGGTAATCAATATTCCAGTTGGACAAATAGTTAATTCATCAACGAGCTCCATCGCTGATGCATTCACATCTAATGTAGAGAAATCTACAATGGTTCATGATAGTGGAAATGATCTGTTTAGCGGTACTGGAATGGATTTTAGACTTAGAAAAGCTGGGGGGTTTTCAGAAAATATCGACATGCCTTTGTTGCATAGTGTTAACAAAGTTGTTGCATCTGGAATGTCATCATCCATGGCTGGCAAGCGAAAAGGGTTATTCTCTGAACTTGGCCTTGAAGAGCTTCTAGGTGGTGTTAATAATTCTTCTTCTGTTGCTAAATCTAGTGTTGAGGATGAAATTTTCACCACTAGAAGAAGGAAAATTGAAAATTCTTCATCTAACTTCCATCTAGGTCAGCTTGAAGGTCTTTCTTGCTCTGGTGGGGGCATGAATCTGGCCCAGTATTCACATACCTGGGACAAGAGTAATGATACTATATTCGGCAAAGAGTTTCACCTAAAATCACAAGTAGGATTATGGATTGATGATAGCTATGGTGTAAAAGCTGGAAATGCTGTTGTCACAACAGCAAAGAAGCCCACCAGGAAAAGAGCTAAACCTGGTGAAAGCTCTCGACCAAGGCCCAAAGACCGCCAACTGATCCAAGATCGCATCAAAGAACTGAGAGGGATTATTCCTCATAGTGGAAAG CAGTTGAGCATTGATCATTTGTTGGAGCGGACCATCAAATACCTGCTTTTCTTGCAAGGCGTGACAAAATATGCAGACAAGATTAAACAAGCTGATGAACCAAAG CTTATTGGCCAGGAGAACGGAAAGCTTCTAAAACACAATACAATGAGTGGTGGTGCTACATGGGCATTTGAAGTTGGGGCTCAAAGTATTCCTATTGTAGTTAAGGACCTAAATCCACCAGGCCAAATGCTTGTTGAGGTATGA